From a single Kitasatospora sp. NBC_00458 genomic region:
- a CDS encoding collagenase: MRLPSRMPRLLAAIAAGTTLLGLAAGPPLAATPTAGTATLTQQAPGSLLPPTGTAAADPSEHGAPQSRRLTPEQLPPLGLPVPPGSASSGTASATASSRSLSAAPPVAQSCTPADFSSRSGAALVSFVKASAPKCIGSLFYTSGSEASAVFRQSRMATVADAFRDAATSYPGDNSTSVWQLVLFLRAGYYVQSNDPQRIPGFDKSLTDSVVRGIDAFVAGPHFTDVTDANGEVANDVVILTDSAGLQARYLGTYQQVLNAYDRSYDSSRNMVTLVNSVFTPLDRGHDRNPDFLAAVTADPSLIDTLDGFARKHRDLLGTDNAVLDANAARVLTRFVKYPAFQAKVRPLVKALLDGSSITGPTAPLWVTTADMADYLDPGQCSTYGICDLDKRLIAAALPVRHTCDATRTILAQDLTPAELAAVCADLKGEDAFFHNLVRDNGPIPGQYESSVQIAVFAGKADYQTYAGAIYGANTNNGGITLTGDPSDPANQPVTIMYRHPTDNGFTARIWNLNHEYAHVLDARYNLKGGFTQQTSVPDLWWIEGVAEYVSYTYRGLTDTNAVTQAPKHTYPLSTLLQSTYLNSDVVRTYHWGYLAVRHMIEKYPSVVQGMLYYFRTGNYAQGYAYYNAIGTRYDAGFNTWLDLCATDTCLSAGTPTAAFDSTATGLTAQLTDRSTVTGGKGTITSRAWNFGDGSTSTDPVPWKTYTRPGTYTVTLTVTDSNGKTATTSRPVTVTAPAAPTACTGTDPRAMDRNCFRTGRSAAADEQDKLYIYMPAGTVTLNVTTTGGTGTAYLYYSADTWASTTAYTASSTNSTGTQSITVTNTTAGYRYITLYGRTAFNGVTVTTQY, encoded by the coding sequence TTGCGCCTGCCCTCACGCATGCCCAGACTGCTCGCCGCGATCGCGGCAGGCACCACCCTCCTCGGCCTGGCGGCCGGCCCCCCCCTGGCCGCCACCCCCACCGCCGGGACCGCCACCCTCACCCAGCAGGCCCCGGGCAGCCTCCTGCCGCCCACCGGCACCGCCGCTGCGGACCCCTCGGAGCACGGCGCACCGCAGAGCCGCCGGCTGACGCCCGAGCAGCTCCCGCCGCTCGGCCTGCCCGTCCCACCCGGGTCCGCTTCCTCCGGAACCGCCTCGGCCACGGCCTCGTCGCGGTCGCTGTCCGCGGCCCCGCCGGTCGCCCAGTCGTGCACCCCGGCCGACTTCAGCAGCCGCTCCGGAGCCGCGCTCGTCTCCTTCGTCAAGGCGTCGGCGCCCAAGTGCATCGGCTCGCTGTTCTACACCTCCGGCTCGGAGGCCTCGGCCGTGTTCCGCCAGAGCCGGATGGCGACGGTCGCCGACGCCTTCCGCGACGCCGCCACGTCCTACCCCGGGGACAACTCGACGAGCGTGTGGCAGCTCGTACTGTTCCTGCGCGCGGGCTACTACGTGCAGTCCAACGACCCCCAGCGCATCCCGGGCTTCGACAAGTCGCTCACCGACTCGGTCGTGCGCGGCATCGACGCGTTCGTCGCCGGCCCGCATTTCACCGACGTCACCGACGCGAACGGCGAGGTCGCGAACGACGTCGTCATCCTCACCGACAGCGCCGGGCTGCAGGCCCGCTACCTCGGCACCTACCAGCAGGTGCTGAACGCCTACGACCGCTCGTACGACAGCTCCAGGAACATGGTCACCCTCGTCAACAGCGTCTTCACGCCGCTGGACCGGGGCCACGACAGGAACCCGGACTTCCTCGCCGCCGTCACCGCGGATCCGAGCCTCATCGACACGCTCGACGGCTTCGCCCGCAAGCACCGCGACCTGCTGGGCACCGACAACGCGGTCCTGGACGCCAACGCCGCCCGCGTTCTCACCCGCTTCGTCAAGTACCCGGCCTTCCAGGCCAAGGTACGGCCGCTGGTCAAGGCCCTCCTCGACGGATCCTCGATCACCGGCCCCACCGCCCCCCTGTGGGTCACCACCGCCGACATGGCCGACTACCTCGACCCCGGCCAGTGCTCCACCTACGGCATCTGCGACCTGGACAAGCGGCTGATCGCCGCCGCGCTGCCGGTCCGTCACACCTGTGACGCCACCCGCACCATCCTGGCCCAGGACCTCACCCCGGCCGAGCTCGCCGCGGTCTGCGCCGACCTCAAGGGCGAGGACGCCTTCTTCCACAACCTCGTCCGCGACAACGGCCCGATACCCGGACAGTACGAGTCGTCCGTGCAGATCGCCGTCTTCGCCGGCAAGGCGGACTACCAGACCTACGCAGGCGCGATCTACGGCGCCAACACCAACAACGGCGGCATCACCCTCACCGGCGACCCGTCCGACCCCGCCAACCAGCCCGTCACCATCATGTACCGGCACCCCACCGACAACGGCTTCACCGCCCGGATCTGGAACCTCAACCACGAGTACGCCCACGTCCTGGACGCCCGCTACAACCTCAAGGGCGGCTTCACCCAGCAGACCAGCGTCCCCGACCTGTGGTGGATCGAGGGCGTCGCCGAGTACGTCTCCTACACCTACCGCGGCCTCACCGACACCAACGCGGTGACCCAGGCCCCCAAGCACACCTACCCGCTCAGCACCCTGCTCCAGAGCACCTACCTCAACAGCGACGTCGTCCGCACCTACCACTGGGGCTACCTGGCCGTCCGCCACATGATCGAGAAGTACCCGAGCGTCGTCCAGGGCATGCTCTACTACTTCCGCACCGGCAACTACGCCCAGGGTTACGCCTACTACAACGCCATCGGCACCCGCTACGACGCCGGCTTCAACACCTGGCTCGACCTCTGCGCCACCGACACCTGCCTGAGCGCAGGCACGCCGACCGCCGCCTTCGACAGCACCGCCACCGGCCTGACCGCGCAGCTGACCGACCGCTCCACGGTGACCGGCGGCAAGGGCACCATCACCTCCCGCGCCTGGAACTTCGGCGACGGCAGCACTTCCACGGACCCCGTCCCGTGGAAGACCTACACCAGGCCCGGCACCTACACCGTCACCCTGACCGTCACCGACAGCAACGGGAAGACCGCCACCACCAGCAGGCCCGTCACGGTCACCGCCCCCGCCGCGCCCACCGCCTGCACCGGGACCGACCCGCGGGCCATGGACCGCAACTGCTTCCGGACCGGCCGCTCCGCCGCCGCGGACGAGCAGGACAAGCTGTACATCTACATGCCCGCCGGCACCGTGACCCTCAACGTCACCACCACCGGCGGCACCGGCACGGCCTACCTGTACTACAGCGCCGACACCTGGGCCTCCACCACCGCCTACACCGCCTCCTCCACCAACAGCACCGGCACTCAGAGCATCACCGTCACCAACACCACCGCCGGCTACCGCTACATCACCCTCTACGGCAGGACCGCGTTCAACGGCGTCACCGTCACCACCCAGTACTGA
- a CDS encoding YciI family protein has translation MEFLCYHRDRPGSLALRDELLEEHWSYMDQYAKEMIARGPTLADDGGTPTGSVHILDLPDPAAARAFAFVEPGYQAGVYRDVLLRRWSNTLGRTMWDFPGGRTGGNRYLVLGLGTGQPADLAVPTDRDELIAYGPLLSDDGSTWLGTAALLRAPDPDTAAAVLTRDRYAGIEVHNWQFGGRPS, from the coding sequence ATGGAGTTCCTCTGCTACCACCGCGACCGGCCCGGCTCCCTGGCACTTCGCGACGAACTGCTGGAAGAGCACTGGTCCTACATGGACCAGTACGCGAAGGAGATGATCGCCCGGGGCCCGACCCTCGCCGATGACGGCGGCACACCCACCGGCAGCGTGCACATCCTCGACCTGCCCGACCCTGCCGCCGCCCGCGCGTTCGCCTTCGTCGAACCGGGCTACCAGGCCGGCGTCTACCGGGACGTGCTGCTGCGACGGTGGAGCAACACGCTGGGGCGCACCATGTGGGACTTCCCCGGAGGCCGGACCGGCGGCAACCGATACCTCGTGCTCGGCCTCGGCACAGGACAGCCCGCCGACCTCGCCGTGCCGACCGACCGGGACGAGCTGATCGCCTACGGACCGCTTCTCTCCGACGACGGCAGCACCTGGCTCGGCACGGCCGCGTTGCTCCGCGCGCCGGACCCGGATACGGCAGCAGCCGTCCTGACCCGCGACCGATACGCCGGCATCGAGGTGCACAACTGGCAGTTCGGCGGGCGGCCGTCATAA
- a CDS encoding helix-turn-helix domain-containing protein, with protein sequence MTTATIRPHTPDSLDDDDYPAYTMGRAAEMTGTTPGFLRALGDQGLITPLRSDGGHRRFSRYQLRIAMRARDLVDQGTPIDAACRIVILEDQLEEALRINEQLRRDAGQEPATDT encoded by the coding sequence GTGACCACGGCAACCATTCGACCGCACACCCCCGACTCCCTCGACGACGACGACTACCCCGCCTACACCATGGGCCGCGCCGCCGAGATGACCGGCACCACCCCCGGCTTCCTACGCGCCCTCGGCGACCAGGGCCTCATCACGCCCCTGCGCTCGGACGGCGGACACCGCCGCTTCTCCCGCTACCAGCTACGGATCGCGATGCGCGCCCGCGACCTCGTCGACCAGGGCACCCCCATCGACGCCGCCTGCCGCATCGTCATCCTCGAAGACCAACTCGAAGAAGCCCTGCGCATCAACGAACAGCTCCGCCGCGACGCCGGACAGGAACCCGCCACCGACACCTGA
- a CDS encoding LLM class flavin-dependent oxidoreductase, translating into MTGSSRTVPLSVLDISSVDSAGRPADTLAGTRRLAAAADELGYARFWVAEHHNSRGIAGSVPAVLLAALGERTGRIRIGAGGVILPNHPPYAVAESFRTLAALFPDRVDLGIGRSGADPVLSHALRRAPDEDFPAALEELLAFVDGGFPDGHVYQRLEALPEPPRPPRPWLLGASVRSAVDAGRRGLPYAFAHHFFHSRGAEEALRAYRESFRPSARAERPHTIVTAYTVCAQTSEQARRLAAPALFPVLGLNGASPITPLPTVEEAAAYPWTEAERAAADALLSTQVVGDADDVRRALADLLERTGADELMVTNNITDVDEKIRSLERVRELTPALPAPAGVSP; encoded by the coding sequence ATGACCGGCAGTTCCCGGACCGTCCCGCTGTCCGTCCTCGACATATCGTCCGTCGACTCCGCCGGACGCCCCGCCGACACCCTGGCCGGCACCCGTCGGCTGGCGGCGGCCGCCGACGAGCTGGGCTACGCCCGGTTCTGGGTGGCCGAGCACCACAACTCGCGCGGGATCGCCGGCTCCGTCCCGGCCGTCCTGCTGGCCGCGCTCGGCGAGCGGACCGGCCGGATCCGGATCGGCGCGGGCGGGGTGATCCTGCCCAACCACCCGCCGTACGCCGTCGCGGAGTCCTTCCGGACGCTGGCCGCGCTGTTCCCCGACCGGGTGGACCTGGGCATCGGCCGCTCGGGCGCGGACCCGGTGCTCTCCCACGCGCTGCGCCGGGCACCCGACGAGGACTTCCCGGCGGCGCTGGAGGAACTCCTCGCCTTCGTCGACGGCGGCTTCCCGGACGGGCACGTCTACCAGCGGCTGGAAGCCCTGCCGGAGCCGCCGCGGCCGCCCCGGCCGTGGCTGCTGGGCGCCAGTGTGCGCAGCGCCGTGGACGCGGGCCGGCGCGGGCTGCCGTACGCGTTCGCCCACCACTTCTTCCACTCCCGCGGCGCCGAGGAGGCCCTGCGGGCGTACCGGGAGAGCTTCCGGCCCTCGGCCCGGGCCGAGCGGCCGCACACGATCGTCACCGCCTACACGGTGTGCGCGCAAACCTCGGAGCAGGCGCGCCGGTTGGCGGCGCCGGCGCTGTTCCCGGTGCTGGGGCTCAACGGCGCCTCGCCGATCACGCCGCTGCCCACCGTCGAGGAGGCGGCGGCGTACCCGTGGACGGAGGCCGAACGCGCCGCCGCCGACGCGCTGCTCAGCACCCAGGTGGTCGGTGACGCCGACGACGTCCGCCGGGCACTGGCGGACCTGCTGGAACGCACCGGCGCGGACGAGCTGATGGTGACCAACAACATCACCGACGTCGACGAGAAGATCCGCTCACTGGAACGCGTACGGGAACTCACCCCGGCACTGCCCGCCCCCGCCGGGGTCAGCCCGTAA
- a CDS encoding acyl-CoA dehydrogenase family protein, producing the protein MTDTTTDAAPEAAEVWLRRAEEVAARLAPGAARRDHEGTPPVREVRLLKETGLVTLLGPVEYGGAGQNRSTALRVVRTVAAADASVGELLAHHYVWVSIAEFIGTDEKIQHIGEVSARARWFFSGSSKPRSAPLVIQDAGHEMLFHGRLEHALGHPVSDITILEGHLEDGDTPISALAMSDHTGLSFEPGAEESGIRSPAAGTVVADGANIPWTGALGHVDKTFVPRAYNTFLTLAFQLARANALIGAARGALDATARHTREQWSKAPPTEAAAADAARHHGAPACALWAVEAFADAVGAEADALHARRGTVTEEDRGRHAVRVAALAAQAEAAADAVTAGALGAAGRGGAEAAAGLDRYRRDVRARRVHGDDPGPARVVGRHLLHGEVPRPTWYA; encoded by the coding sequence ATGACTGACACGACGACGGACGCCGCCCCCGAGGCCGCCGAGGTCTGGCTGCGGCGGGCCGAGGAGGTCGCGGCACGGCTGGCACCCGGCGCCGCCCGGCGCGACCACGAAGGCACCCCGCCGGTGCGGGAGGTCCGACTGCTGAAGGAGACCGGCCTGGTGACCCTGCTGGGGCCGGTCGAGTACGGCGGGGCCGGCCAGAACCGGTCCACCGCGCTCCGGGTGGTGCGCACCGTCGCGGCGGCCGACGCCTCGGTCGGCGAGCTGCTGGCCCACCACTACGTGTGGGTGTCGATCGCCGAGTTCATCGGCACGGACGAGAAGATCCAGCACATCGGCGAGGTGTCGGCCCGGGCCCGGTGGTTCTTCAGCGGGTCCTCGAAACCCCGCTCGGCGCCCCTGGTGATCCAGGACGCGGGCCACGAGATGCTGTTCCACGGGCGGCTGGAACATGCCCTGGGCCATCCGGTGTCGGACATCACCATCCTGGAGGGCCACCTGGAGGACGGCGACACCCCGATCAGCGCGCTCGCGATGAGCGACCACACCGGGCTGTCCTTCGAGCCCGGCGCCGAGGAGTCCGGGATCCGGTCGCCGGCCGCCGGGACCGTGGTCGCCGACGGCGCGAACATCCCGTGGACCGGGGCGCTCGGCCACGTCGACAAGACCTTCGTGCCCCGGGCCTACAACACCTTCCTCACCCTGGCCTTCCAGCTCGCCCGGGCCAACGCGCTGATCGGCGCGGCCCGGGGCGCGCTGGACGCCACCGCCCGGCATACCCGCGAACAGTGGTCGAAGGCACCGCCGACCGAGGCCGCCGCCGCGGACGCGGCCCGGCACCACGGCGCCCCGGCCTGCGCCCTGTGGGCGGTGGAGGCGTTCGCCGACGCCGTCGGCGCCGAGGCGGACGCCCTCCACGCCCGGCGCGGCACGGTGACCGAGGAGGACCGCGGCCGGCACGCCGTCCGCGTCGCGGCGCTGGCCGCGCAGGCCGAGGCGGCCGCCGACGCGGTCACCGCAGGCGCGCTCGGGGCGGCCGGCCGCGGCGGCGCCGAGGCCGCGGCCGGGCTGGACCGCTACCGGCGGGACGTCAGGGCGCGGCGGGTGCACGGGGACGACCCGGGGCCCGCCCGGGTGGTGGGGCGCCACCTCCTGCACGGCGAAGTCCCCCGCCCCACCTGGTACGCGTGA
- a CDS encoding ABC transporter ATP-binding protein, with amino-acid sequence MTTTTTEAAAAATTAGDTGAPVPGPLVRVEGLRVSFPGAPRPAVNGVSLAVGTGECVALVGESGSGKSVTSRSLIGLAGARARVSARTLEVAGADTAGFGERQWRAVRGRRVAMVFQDALTALDPLRTVGAEIAEAARFGGTAGPDGDARVVELLTAVGVPEPEARRTQYPHQLSGGLRQRALIASALAADAPLLIADEPTTALDAIVQAQILALLSRLKDEGRGLLLVSHDLAVVAQLADRVLVMRRGEVVESGPTGRVLSAPDHPYTRMLLDAVPSGRPPARPVQAPPEAPDTEEADTEAPDTEAPDTEAPGTAAPDAEEAAPVLSGRGLVKSFAPGGPRALDGVGFTLRAGEALGVVGESGSGKTTLARVAMGLSRTDAGEVLLHGRPWSALPERRRRAERSAIQFVQQDPYASADPRFTVARIIGEALPGLRRAERARRCAELLDQVGLPAELLSRRPHQLSGGQRQRVAIARALAGRPQVLVCDEPVSALDVSVQAQVLELLDRLRRERGIALLFITHDLAVVRQVADRVLIMRGGSVVEEGETERIFEAPAHPYTRALLDAVLRLPGADGAGRTDDPGGVGGADGADGSGSTDRAHGANVTGRREDPEQDTETPNTPPGRTASTSRSGRHD; translated from the coding sequence ATGACGACGACGACAACGGAAGCTGCCGCGGCCGCGACGACGGCCGGGGACACCGGTGCGCCGGTGCCGGGCCCGCTCGTGCGGGTGGAGGGGCTGCGGGTGTCGTTCCCCGGCGCGCCGCGGCCCGCCGTGAACGGGGTGTCGCTGGCCGTCGGCACCGGGGAGTGCGTGGCGCTGGTCGGCGAGTCCGGCTCGGGCAAGTCCGTCACCTCCCGTTCCCTCATCGGGCTGGCGGGCGCCAGGGCCCGGGTCTCCGCCCGGACCCTGGAGGTGGCCGGGGCGGACACCGCCGGCTTCGGCGAACGGCAGTGGCGCGCGGTGCGCGGCCGGCGGGTCGCCATGGTCTTCCAGGACGCGCTGACCGCACTGGACCCGCTGCGCACCGTCGGCGCCGAGATCGCCGAGGCGGCCCGCTTCGGCGGCACCGCCGGCCCGGACGGCGATGCCCGGGTGGTGGAACTGCTCACGGCGGTGGGCGTGCCGGAGCCGGAGGCCCGGCGCACCCAGTACCCGCACCAGCTCTCCGGCGGGCTGCGCCAGCGCGCGCTGATCGCCTCGGCGCTGGCCGCCGACGCCCCGCTGCTGATCGCCGACGAGCCGACCACGGCGCTGGACGCGATCGTCCAGGCGCAGATCCTGGCGCTGCTCAGCCGGCTCAAGGACGAGGGCCGGGGACTCCTGCTGGTCAGTCACGACCTCGCGGTGGTGGCGCAGTTGGCGGACCGCGTGCTGGTGATGCGGCGGGGCGAGGTGGTGGAGAGCGGGCCGACCGGCCGGGTGCTGTCCGCCCCGGACCACCCGTACACCCGGATGCTGCTGGACGCGGTGCCCTCGGGCCGCCCGCCGGCCCGTCCCGTCCAGGCCCCGCCCGAGGCACCGGACACCGAGGAGGCGGACACCGAGGCACCGGACACCGAGGCACCAGACACCGAGGCGCCGGGCACCGCGGCGCCGGACGCCGAGGAAGCGGCCCCGGTGCTGAGCGGGCGCGGGCTGGTCAAGTCCTTCGCCCCGGGCGGGCCGAGGGCCCTCGACGGGGTCGGGTTCACCCTGCGGGCGGGCGAGGCGCTGGGCGTGGTCGGCGAGTCCGGCTCGGGCAAGACCACGCTGGCGCGAGTCGCGATGGGTCTGTCCCGTACCGACGCCGGGGAGGTGCTGCTGCACGGGCGGCCCTGGTCGGCGCTGCCGGAGCGGCGGCGCCGGGCCGAGCGCTCGGCGATCCAGTTCGTCCAGCAGGACCCGTACGCCTCGGCGGACCCCCGGTTCACCGTGGCGCGGATCATCGGCGAGGCGCTTCCCGGACTGCGGCGCGCCGAGCGGGCCCGGCGGTGCGCGGAACTCCTCGACCAGGTCGGCCTGCCGGCCGAACTGCTCTCCCGCCGGCCGCACCAGCTGTCCGGCGGCCAGCGCCAGCGGGTGGCCATCGCCCGGGCGTTGGCGGGCCGTCCGCAGGTGCTGGTCTGCGACGAGCCGGTTTCGGCGCTGGACGTCTCGGTTCAGGCGCAGGTGCTGGAGCTGCTGGACCGGCTGCGGCGCGAGCGGGGCATCGCCCTGCTGTTCATCACCCACGACCTGGCCGTGGTGCGGCAGGTCGCCGACCGGGTGCTGATCATGCGCGGCGGATCGGTCGTCGAGGAGGGCGAAACCGAGCGGATCTTCGAGGCCCCCGCCCACCCGTACACCCGGGCCCTGCTGGACGCCGTCCTGCGGCTGCCCGGCGCGGACGGTGCGGGCCGTACGGACGACCCGGGCGGGGTGGGTGGGGCGGACGGGGCGGACGGCTCGGGCAGTACGGACAGGGCGCACGGCGCGAACGTCACCGGCCGCCGCGAAGACCCGGAGCAGGACACCGAAACACCGAACACGCCGCCGGGCAGGACGGCGAGCACGTCACGAAGTGGGAGACATGACTGA
- a CDS encoding ABC transporter permease, with the protein MSTATALLDRPAAAAARRGALLRSPARLAPPVLLAAVALVLVFPEVFATHAPEATDVAAALRPPGAEHWLGTDQLGRDVWSRLVHGTRLSLLIAVGATLIGVGGGALLGLVAGCGGRHVDFALMRVVDVLLGFPELLLALLVVALLGGGTVNVAIAIGIAGVPNYARLVRGQARLVLRSEYVEAARVLGVPAWRSVLRHVLPNVGGPLVVLASIGLGSAIISGSGLSVLGLGPVPPEADWGSMVADGKDFLQTAWWISIAPGLAVSAVVVCTTLIGRSLQLRAVR; encoded by the coding sequence ATGAGCACCGCGACCGCCCTCCTCGACCGGCCGGCCGCGGCCGCCGCACGCCGGGGCGCGCTGCTGCGCTCGCCGGCCCGCCTGGCGCCCCCGGTCCTGCTGGCCGCGGTGGCGCTCGTGCTGGTCTTCCCCGAGGTGTTCGCCACCCACGCCCCCGAGGCGACGGACGTCGCGGCGGCGCTGCGCCCGCCCGGTGCCGAGCACTGGCTGGGCACCGACCAGCTCGGCCGGGACGTCTGGTCGCGGCTCGTGCACGGCACCCGGCTGTCGCTCCTGATCGCGGTCGGCGCGACGCTGATCGGGGTGGGCGGCGGCGCGCTGCTCGGCCTGGTCGCCGGCTGCGGCGGACGGCACGTCGACTTCGCCCTGATGCGGGTGGTGGACGTGCTGCTGGGCTTCCCCGAACTGCTGCTCGCGCTGCTGGTGGTGGCGCTGCTGGGCGGCGGCACGGTCAACGTGGCGATCGCCATCGGCATCGCCGGAGTGCCCAACTACGCCCGACTGGTGCGCGGCCAGGCACGGCTGGTGCTGCGCTCGGAGTACGTGGAAGCGGCACGGGTGCTGGGGGTGCCGGCCTGGCGGTCGGTGCTGCGGCACGTGCTGCCGAACGTCGGCGGCCCGCTGGTGGTGCTGGCCTCCATAGGGCTGGGCTCGGCCATCATCTCGGGCTCCGGGCTCAGCGTGCTCGGCCTGGGCCCGGTCCCGCCGGAGGCGGACTGGGGCTCGATGGTCGCCGACGGCAAGGACTTCCTCCAGACGGCCTGGTGGATCTCGATCGCGCCCGGCCTGGCCGTCTCGGCCGTGGTGGTCTGCACCACGCTGATCGGCCGTTCGCTGCAGTTGAGGGCGGTGCGATGA
- a CDS encoding ABC transporter permease, whose product MSDRARPVPRRHVPPWARFVARRLAAGLVVVWGTLTVTFFALHLAPGDIVDGLIGPGAAATPALRDQVIAENGLDDPLLLQYGRQLARLAGGGLGWSYQLNEPIERLLGSQLGPTVELAVSALVTALVLAVLAATLTVGRGRAVRGATGLAELLMVSMPSFWLGVILLTVFSYRLHALPSIGADGPAALVLPTLALALPLAGVLAQVMRQELESADGRPFVLTARSRGLGATAVLLRHTLRHALLPLTTLAGFVLGSLFGGAVLVENIFTRPGLGRVLANAVGSRDLPVVSALVVVSSAAFVVINTLVDVLHPLIDPRLREGGTA is encoded by the coding sequence GTGTCCGACCGCGCCCGGCCTGTGCCGCGACGGCACGTGCCGCCCTGGGCCAGGTTCGTCGCCCGGCGGCTCGCGGCGGGGCTGGTGGTGGTGTGGGGGACGCTCACGGTGACGTTCTTCGCCCTCCACCTCGCCCCCGGCGACATCGTGGACGGACTGATCGGGCCGGGCGCCGCCGCGACCCCGGCCCTGCGCGACCAGGTGATCGCCGAGAACGGCCTGGACGACCCGCTGCTCCTCCAGTACGGCCGCCAGCTCGCCCGGTTGGCGGGCGGCGGCCTCGGCTGGTCGTACCAGCTCAACGAGCCGATAGAGCGGCTGCTCGGCAGCCAGCTCGGCCCGACCGTCGAGCTGGCGGTGTCCGCGCTGGTCACCGCGCTGGTGCTGGCGGTACTGGCGGCCACCCTGACCGTCGGCCGGGGCCGGGCGGTGCGCGGTGCCACCGGTCTGGCCGAGCTGCTGATGGTGTCGATGCCGTCGTTCTGGCTGGGCGTCATCCTGCTGACGGTGTTCTCCTACCGGCTGCACGCACTGCCCTCGATCGGGGCGGACGGACCGGCGGCGCTGGTGCTGCCGACGCTGGCACTGGCGCTGCCGCTGGCCGGCGTGCTCGCCCAGGTGATGCGCCAGGAGCTGGAGAGCGCCGACGGCCGCCCGTTCGTGCTGACCGCGCGCTCGCGCGGCCTGGGCGCGACGGCGGTGCTGCTGCGGCACACCCTGCGGCACGCGCTGCTGCCGCTGACCACGCTGGCCGGCTTCGTGCTGGGCAGCCTGTTCGGCGGCGCGGTGCTGGTGGAGAACATCTTCACCCGGCCGGGCCTGGGCCGGGTGCTGGCCAACGCGGTCGGCTCGCGCGACCTGCCGGTGGTCAGCGCCCTGGTGGTCGTCTCCAGCGCGGCGTTCGTGGTCATCAACACCCTGGTGGACGTGCTCCACCCGCTGATCGACCCCCGGCTGCGCGAGGGGGGCACGGCATGA